A genome region from Marinifilum sp. JC120 includes the following:
- a CDS encoding iron-containing alcohol dehydrogenase produces the protein MNFQFSTAPKIVFGLETARSIPEQASSMGNKVCLVTGKSPQRVQWLIDGLQKKGLDLHTVSISGEPDTELIGAHAAEARAKNCDVVVAMGGGSVLDAGKAIAALIPNKRDVLDYLEVVGKGMDLTKKPLPLIAAPTTSGTGSEVTTNAVLLCAKHKVKVSLRSADMIPDIAVVDPLLTLSTPPAVTAATGLDALTQLMESFVSRFASPMTNALCREGLKHGATSLLKAYKNGQDVEARTGMALASLFSGITLANAKLGAVHGFAAPLGGEFKAPHGAVCAALLPYVMEINIRALKERDPQSLALAAYDETAQILTGNNSALAADGIEWVKNICIQMNIPGLGEIGVQEKDFKSLAAKAARASSMKGNPIELTEAELLEILSLAL, from the coding sequence ATGAATTTTCAATTTTCCACCGCACCCAAAATCGTCTTCGGTCTGGAAACCGCCCGCTCCATTCCTGAGCAGGCATCTTCCATGGGAAACAAAGTCTGCCTTGTGACCGGGAAATCCCCGCAACGGGTTCAATGGCTTATTGATGGATTGCAGAAGAAAGGCTTAGACCTGCACACTGTTTCCATTTCCGGGGAACCAGATACGGAGCTGATCGGTGCTCATGCCGCCGAAGCCCGCGCCAAAAACTGCGACGTAGTCGTTGCCATGGGTGGCGGAAGTGTTCTCGACGCAGGCAAAGCCATTGCCGCACTCATCCCTAATAAAAGGGATGTGCTTGATTATCTGGAAGTGGTCGGTAAGGGAATGGATCTAACCAAAAAGCCATTGCCGCTCATCGCCGCCCCGACCACATCGGGAACAGGTTCGGAAGTGACCACCAATGCGGTACTGCTCTGCGCTAAGCATAAGGTCAAAGTCAGCCTGCGCTCAGCGGACATGATCCCGGACATTGCCGTGGTTGACCCGCTGCTGACCCTGTCCACTCCTCCGGCAGTCACTGCTGCCACCGGGTTGGACGCCCTGACCCAACTCATGGAATCATTCGTTTCAAGGTTCGCCTCACCCATGACTAACGCGCTCTGCCGTGAAGGATTAAAACACGGGGCAACAAGCCTGCTAAAAGCCTACAAGAACGGTCAGGACGTTGAAGCCCGCACTGGCATGGCACTGGCCAGCCTCTTTTCCGGCATCACCCTTGCCAACGCCAAGCTCGGAGCCGTGCACGGTTTCGCCGCCCCGCTGGGAGGAGAATTCAAGGCCCCGCATGGAGCGGTCTGCGCTGCTCTGCTGCCTTATGTAATGGAAATTAATATCCGCGCCCTTAAGGAACGCGATCCACAAAGCTTGGCCCTTGCTGCTTATGATGAAACAGCGCAGATCCTGACCGGAAACAACTCCGCTCTTGCTGCCGATGGTATCGAGTGGGTCAAAAATATTTGCATCCAGATGAATATCCCCGGACTGGGGGAAATCGGAGTACAGGAAAAAGATTTCAAATCCCTTGCAGCCAAAGCAGCACGGGCCAGCAGCATGAAAGGTAATCCCATTGAACTGACTGAAGCAGAATTACTGGAAATTTTAAGCTTGGCTCTGTAA
- a CDS encoding glycerophosphodiester phosphodiesterase, whose amino-acid sequence MDFRKLANYVLMVGMAGLMLVGSGCAAKNSGIQVGPRPYYLVNDLDEGKLKTELKKNQDAPLQRTDFSIGHRGACMQFPEHTKESYEAAARMGAGICECDVTFTKDRELVCRHSQCDLATTTNILLIPELAAKCTQPFLPAEYDEDGKMIKPASAECCTSDITLAEFKQLKGKMDASNPKARTVAEFLDGTPDWRTDRYTGTGTLMTHAESIELFKKLGMKMTPELKSPSVSMPFQGDYTQQQYAQQMIDEYKAAGVDPKNVFAQSFNLDDVKYWLKNDPAFGKQAVFLDDRYDDKTFDYQNPETWSPSMEELVADGVTIIAPPLWMLVTVENGKMVPSVYAKKAKEAGLEIIAWSLERSGLLKNGGGWYYQSVKDIITKDADTMVLLNVLAEDVGVIGVFSDWPGTVTYFANKKDLK is encoded by the coding sequence ATGGATTTTCGTAAACTTGCTAATTATGTGCTCATGGTCGGTATGGCCGGACTTATGCTTGTGGGGTCCGGGTGCGCAGCCAAGAACAGCGGCATTCAGGTCGGTCCCCGTCCGTACTATCTTGTAAATGATTTGGACGAGGGTAAGCTGAAGACTGAGCTGAAAAAGAATCAGGATGCACCTCTTCAGCGCACAGACTTCTCTATCGGACATCGCGGGGCCTGCATGCAGTTTCCCGAACACACCAAAGAGTCATATGAAGCTGCGGCCCGCATGGGTGCGGGCATCTGTGAGTGTGATGTTACTTTTACCAAGGACCGGGAGCTGGTTTGTCGCCATTCCCAGTGTGATCTCGCCACCACCACAAATATTTTGCTTATCCCTGAGCTAGCCGCCAAGTGCACCCAGCCTTTCCTGCCTGCTGAGTACGATGAGGATGGAAAGATGATCAAGCCTGCTTCTGCCGAGTGTTGCACCAGCGATATCACCCTTGCTGAATTTAAGCAGTTAAAGGGCAAGATGGATGCGTCCAATCCTAAGGCCAGAACTGTTGCAGAATTTCTTGATGGAACTCCCGATTGGAGAACCGACCGTTACACCGGAACCGGAACTCTTATGACCCACGCGGAAAGCATTGAACTGTTCAAGAAACTGGGTATGAAAATGACTCCCGAATTGAAAAGCCCCAGTGTATCCATGCCGTTTCAGGGTGATTACACTCAGCAGCAGTATGCGCAGCAGATGATTGATGAATACAAGGCTGCCGGAGTTGATCCTAAAAATGTTTTTGCCCAGTCCTTCAATCTTGACGATGTAAAATACTGGCTCAAGAATGATCCCGCTTTCGGTAAGCAGGCTGTTTTTCTTGATGACCGCTATGACGACAAGACTTTTGATTACCAGAATCCTGAAACATGGTCTCCTTCCATGGAAGAGTTGGTTGCAGACGGTGTGACTATTATCGCTCCTCCGCTGTGGATGCTGGTTACTGTTGAGAATGGAAAGATGGTTCCTTCCGTCTATGCCAAGAAGGCCAAGGAAGCAGGTCTCGAAATTATAGCATGGTCCCTCGAGCGTTCCGGTCTACTTAAGAACGGCGGTGGTTGGTATTATCAGTCTGTCAAAGACATCATCACCAAAGATGCTGATACCATGGTTCTGCTCAACGTACTTGCTGAAGATGTTGGCGTAATCGGCGTTTTTTCCGACTGGCCCGGTACTGTGACCTACTTTGCGAACAAGAAAGATCTGAAGTAA
- a CDS encoding metal-dependent phosphohydrolase, translated as MERREFLRMGLVAGAAVAASAIPVMAEAAYTEFTIKDCMKFTPQQMAENSGAVMESWKYIQVQAASIKNPKLRRAVQDIIANPAPKLMSAVSGRKKEVYKELEKNGWLKGVSYEAFLPENGSSKKANQPFYTAPGSGYTSHHSYPGGLATHTALNVEMSLALYENYDKIYGFNLDRDVIVAAQILHDLHKPWVFQWKKDGSSRNENKLAGTGEHHVLGVAESIVRGLPAEVCVAQACAHNHPGFSKEEEGPVRWLKAAAIIADVNPVKYGLLAADGKTLPLQRSMEAFVTHLGDHDWVLTVPAAKWLIPAMEEIAMQDYGMGKADLKSAKFYAFRNNVFSQATIMTLYHLMQKDGKEALRKQVHAIVKA; from the coding sequence ATGGAAAGACGCGAATTTTTGAGGATGGGGCTTGTTGCCGGGGCCGCAGTGGCCGCTTCCGCAATACCTGTTATGGCTGAGGCTGCCTACACAGAATTTACAATTAAAGATTGCATGAAATTCACTCCACAGCAGATGGCTGAAAATTCCGGTGCGGTCATGGAGTCATGGAAATACATTCAGGTTCAGGCTGCAAGCATTAAGAATCCCAAGCTGCGCAGAGCAGTGCAGGACATCATTGCAAACCCTGCGCCCAAGCTCATGAGTGCTGTTTCCGGTCGTAAGAAAGAAGTTTACAAAGAACTTGAAAAGAACGGCTGGCTCAAGGGTGTTTCCTATGAAGCTTTTCTACCTGAAAACGGTTCTTCCAAAAAAGCCAATCAGCCTTTCTATACCGCCCCCGGCAGTGGATACACCAGTCATCATAGCTATCCCGGCGGCCTCGCCACTCATACTGCCCTGAACGTTGAAATGTCCCTGGCTCTTTACGAGAACTATGACAAAATTTACGGTTTCAATCTTGACCGCGATGTAATTGTTGCTGCCCAGATTTTGCACGACCTGCATAAGCCTTGGGTTTTCCAGTGGAAGAAAGACGGCTCCAGCCGCAATGAAAACAAACTTGCCGGAACAGGCGAGCACCACGTTCTGGGTGTTGCAGAATCCATAGTGCGCGGACTTCCTGCTGAAGTCTGTGTTGCTCAGGCCTGCGCTCACAATCACCCCGGTTTTTCCAAGGAAGAAGAAGGCCCGGTCCGCTGGCTCAAGGCTGCTGCCATCATTGCTGATGTTAATCCGGTCAAATATGGATTACTTGCTGCTGACGGCAAAACTCTTCCGCTTCAGCGCAGTATGGAAGCTTTCGTTACTCACCTCGGCGACCACGACTGGGTGCTGACTGTACCCGCCGCTAAATGGCTTATCCCGGCCATGGAAGAAATCGCTATGCAGGATTACGGTATGGGCAAGGCTGATCTCAAGTCCGCAAAATTTTATGCTTTCAGAAACAATGTATTCAGTCAGGCTACGATTATGACTCTGTATCACCTGATGCAGAAGGATGGTAAGGAAGCTCTGCGCAAGCAGGTTCATGCTATCGTTAAGGCTTAG
- a CDS encoding TIGR03905 family TSCPD domain-containing protein has protein sequence MLSPLGGVEAPADTHVFTPKGVCAKLIRFKVESDKLTFVNFTGGCDGNLKAISALIEGMELPKIIETLEGITCGKKTTSCADQLCKALHEYMES, from the coding sequence ATGCTCTCTCCCCTCGGCGGAGTTGAGGCACCTGCGGACACCCATGTTTTCACCCCCAAAGGCGTCTGTGCTAAACTGATCCGCTTTAAAGTGGAAAGCGACAAGCTGACCTTTGTAAACTTCACTGGCGGCTGCGACGGCAACCTCAAAGCCATCTCCGCCCTTATAGAAGGAATGGAACTTCCCAAGATCATCGAGACCCTCGAAGGTATCACCTGCGGTAAAAAAACCACTTCCTGTGCAGACCAACTCTGCAAAGCCCTGCACGAGTACATGGAAAGCTAA
- a CDS encoding radical SAM protein, translating to MLKTAAKSHAQNFPKAFQEYPLRLQVEVTTRCNMSCSMCVKYAPESDIHEGDLSLEDFKRLGPALGHCEKLVLNGIGEPLLHPDLAAMASFARKRMPEHGSIGFQTNGLLFTEQRARELVQAGVDTFCISVDSLDSSEVKGELHGQSSTDRLARTFSLLKESGRESGKNVRLGAEFVLMADTYKQLPEVIRWAAGQGAEFILCSHVLAYHESMQDQSLFNPNSSAAVELFEKWKNIARERGYDLQQYFSFVWNPGRSMKREKLFDLIREMRADAEQRNVWINLRSLADWDRKSQTDEYRQLQEIYARSKELAAELGVELRLPPLMAENELRCSFMEDGAAFITSKGEISPCQFLWHSCTCYLDGSEKLLRQKKFGNIAEAGLGEIWKGAAYTGFRAEVLEYEYPYCSNCPMVPCDDIIGRDNEFELDCLGVEVPCGHCPWAMGGLQCLM from the coding sequence ATGTTGAAAACAGCGGCCAAAAGTCACGCACAAAATTTTCCTAAAGCTTTTCAGGAGTATCCCTTAAGGCTTCAGGTGGAAGTGACCACAAGATGCAATATGAGTTGCTCCATGTGTGTAAAATACGCTCCCGAGAGTGATATTCATGAAGGTGACTTAAGTCTGGAAGATTTCAAGCGCCTCGGTCCGGCTCTCGGGCATTGTGAGAAGCTTGTTCTGAACGGGATCGGCGAACCGCTGCTGCATCCTGATCTGGCGGCAATGGCCTCCTTTGCCCGCAAGCGTATGCCGGAGCACGGTTCCATCGGCTTTCAGACCAACGGTTTGCTTTTTACAGAGCAGCGGGCGCGGGAGCTTGTTCAGGCCGGGGTGGATACATTCTGCATCTCTGTGGATTCGCTCGATTCTTCGGAGGTTAAAGGGGAGTTGCACGGGCAGTCCAGCACTGACAGGCTGGCCCGCACGTTTTCACTTTTGAAGGAGTCCGGTCGGGAAAGCGGAAAAAATGTCAGGCTGGGCGCGGAATTTGTGCTCATGGCCGATACATATAAGCAATTGCCTGAAGTCATCCGTTGGGCAGCCGGGCAGGGGGCGGAGTTCATACTTTGTTCCCATGTGCTGGCCTATCACGAATCCATGCAGGATCAATCATTGTTCAATCCCAACAGTTCTGCGGCTGTTGAGCTGTTTGAAAAATGGAAGAACATAGCCCGCGAAAGAGGGTATGACCTGCAACAATATTTCAGTTTCGTCTGGAATCCGGGCCGGAGCATGAAACGAGAGAAGTTGTTTGATCTTATCCGTGAAATGCGCGCCGATGCTGAGCAGCGTAATGTGTGGATAAACCTGCGCAGCCTTGCGGATTGGGACCGGAAAAGCCAGACTGATGAATATCGGCAGTTGCAGGAAATCTATGCCCGATCCAAAGAACTGGCTGCTGAGCTTGGAGTTGAATTACGCTTACCACCGCTTATGGCTGAAAATGAACTGCGCTGTTCATTTATGGAAGACGGAGCTGCGTTTATTACTTCAAAAGGAGAGATATCTCCCTGCCAGTTTCTCTGGCACAGCTGTACCTGTTATCTGGATGGTAGCGAAAAACTGCTCCGTCAGAAGAAATTTGGAAATATTGCTGAGGCTGGTCTGGGTGAAATCTGGAAGGGTGCAGCCTATACAGGATTTCGTGCTGAAGTGCTGGAATACGAATACCCTTACTGCTCCAACTGCCCCATGGTTCCCTGTGATGATATTATCGGGCGGGACAATGAGTTTGAGCTTGATTGTTTGGGTGTGGAAGTTCCTTGCGGACATTGCCCGTGGGCTATGGGCGGCTTGCAATGCCTGATGTGA
- a CDS encoding DeoR family transcriptional regulator yields MTERQKRRQKGMKLNLESLSKRQREIFNIVNERGFTPIESLAQHFEVTPQTIRRDINKLCKNNLLQRFHGGAGRASSVENVDYSARRNILHQEKRLIAEMVAKHIPEHASMFINIGTTTEEVAKALSSHKSLRVITNNLNVALTMSNNDCEVIVAGGMVRQRDKGITGEATVEFIKQFKVDYGIIGVSGIDEDGTLLDYDYHEVRVAREIINNARNIFLVTDHTKFNRNAMVRIADLGEIDAIFTDKRPPQVFCDLMKSKEVDLFVTERDSEEDEE; encoded by the coding sequence TTGACTGAAAGGCAAAAACGAAGACAGAAAGGCATGAAACTGAACCTCGAGTCATTATCTAAAAGACAGCGGGAAATCTTTAATATTGTAAATGAAAGAGGCTTCACTCCTATCGAGTCTCTTGCACAACATTTTGAAGTAACACCCCAGACCATAAGAAGAGATATCAACAAACTCTGTAAAAACAACCTGCTGCAACGCTTTCATGGTGGTGCCGGCAGAGCTTCCAGTGTTGAAAATGTTGATTATAGTGCGCGTAGAAACATTCTGCATCAGGAAAAAAGACTAATTGCAGAAATGGTCGCCAAGCACATTCCCGAACATGCTTCCATGTTTATAAATATTGGGACTACTACCGAGGAAGTGGCCAAAGCACTTTCCAGCCACAAGTCCTTGCGGGTTATCACCAACAACCTTAATGTTGCCCTGACCATGAGCAACAACGACTGCGAAGTTATCGTAGCCGGGGGTATGGTCCGTCAGCGCGATAAGGGAATCACCGGAGAAGCCACTGTTGAATTTATCAAGCAGTTCAAAGTGGATTACGGCATTATCGGTGTTTCCGGTATTGATGAAGACGGCACCCTGCTCGACTATGATTACCATGAAGTGCGCGTGGCCCGTGAGATAATCAACAATGCCCGCAACATTTTTCTGGTTACCGACCACACCAAATTCAACCGCAACGCAATGGTCCGCATTGCCGACCTCGGTGAAATCGATGCGATATTCACCGACAAACGCCCGCCGCAGGTCTTCTGTGACCTGATGAAAAGCAAGGAAGTGGATCTATTCGTAACTGAAAGAGATTCCGAAGAAGACGAAGAATAA
- a CDS encoding glycerol-3-phosphate dehydrogenase/oxidase, producing MKRSDYIQQMEDDSKVWDFIIIGGGATGLGSGLDAAARGYSVLLLEQGDFAEATSSRSTKMVHGGVRYLAQGNISLVMEALYERGILKQNAPHMCYNQKFIVPDYKWWGLPYYGIGLKCYDLLARKYSFGPSQIYSKGSVMKEVPGVLAKKLKGGVTYHDGQFDDARLALTLARTMADMGGSPMNHTKVTGLVKNPTGYVCGVKAEDKLSGKTYELKAKAVINATGIFTDDIMNMDNGEHKNLIAPSQGIHIVIDREFLGGDTGIMVPKTDDGRVIFFVPWHGKVVVGTTDTALDSVSMEPKPLEEEINFLVEHSARFLAKPPTRADVRSVFTGIRPLIAADDSDSTSALSRDHYLTVSPNKLLTIAGGKWTTYRHMAEDCIDNAIQMGGLPFRPCVTKNVKLHGYTEEFDHNDHMHVYGSEAAEIKALAEEFPELDTRMHERLPYSWLEVVWAARNEWAQTVGDALSRRTRALIIDAKAANEVAPKAAEIMAKVLGKDEAWVKEQTEQFRELAKNYIVD from the coding sequence ATGAAACGTTCAGATTATATCCAGCAGATGGAAGACGACTCAAAGGTCTGGGACTTCATTATTATAGGTGGTGGTGCTACCGGACTTGGTTCCGGCCTTGATGCTGCTGCTCGTGGTTATTCCGTTCTTCTCCTTGAACAGGGTGACTTTGCTGAGGCAACCTCCAGCCGTAGTACCAAGATGGTTCACGGTGGTGTAAGGTATCTTGCTCAGGGTAATATTTCTCTGGTTATGGAAGCTCTGTACGAGCGTGGAATTCTCAAGCAGAACGCTCCGCACATGTGCTACAACCAGAAGTTCATCGTTCCTGATTACAAGTGGTGGGGGCTTCCTTACTACGGTATCGGTCTGAAATGCTACGATCTGCTGGCCAGAAAATATAGCTTCGGTCCTTCTCAGATCTACTCCAAGGGATCTGTTATGAAGGAAGTTCCCGGTGTGCTTGCCAAGAAGCTCAAGGGCGGAGTGACCTATCACGATGGTCAGTTCGACGATGCTCGTCTGGCTTTGACTCTTGCCCGCACAATGGCTGACATGGGCGGCTCTCCCATGAACCATACCAAGGTTACCGGACTTGTTAAGAATCCTACCGGCTATGTCTGCGGTGTGAAAGCTGAAGATAAGCTTTCCGGTAAGACTTATGAACTGAAAGCCAAGGCTGTTATCAATGCCACCGGTATTTTCACCGATGACATCATGAACATGGATAACGGCGAACATAAGAACCTCATCGCTCCCAGTCAGGGAATCCACATTGTTATTGACCGTGAATTCCTTGGTGGCGACACCGGCATTATGGTTCCCAAAACTGATGACGGCCGCGTAATTTTCTTCGTGCCCTGGCACGGCAAGGTTGTTGTCGGTACTACTGACACCGCCCTTGATTCTGTAAGCATGGAGCCTAAGCCTCTTGAAGAAGAGATCAACTTTCTCGTTGAGCACTCCGCAAGATTTCTTGCCAAGCCGCCGACCCGTGCTGATGTGCGCAGTGTGTTCACCGGTATCCGTCCGCTGATCGCAGCTGATGATTCCGATTCCACTTCCGCACTTTCAAGGGATCACTATCTGACCGTGTCACCCAATAAGCTGCTGACCATTGCCGGTGGTAAATGGACTACCTACAGGCATATGGCTGAAGACTGCATTGATAACGCAATCCAGATGGGCGGCCTCCCTTTCCGCCCCTGCGTAACCAAGAACGTCAAGCTGCATGGCTACACTGAAGAGTTCGACCACAATGACCACATGCATGTTTACGGTAGCGAAGCCGCTGAGATCAAAGCTCTGGCTGAAGAGTTCCCCGAACTCGACACCCGCATGCACGAGAGACTGCCTTACTCCTGGCTCGAAGTAGTCTGGGCTGCACGCAATGAATGGGCACAGACTGTTGGTGATGCTCTTTCCCGCAGAACCAGAGCGCTCATTATTGACGCTAAGGCTGCTAATGAAGTTGCACCTAAGGCTGCTGAAATTATGGCTAAAGTGCTTGGTAAAGACGAAGCTTGGGTTAAGGAGCAGACTGAACAGTTCCGTGAACTGGCTAAGAACTACATTGTAGACTAA
- a CDS encoding aquaporin family protein, whose protein sequence is MSPFLGEVIGTMILTLFGCGVVANVLLEKSKGQNGGWIVITMGWGFAVTFAIYVAGKYSGAHINPAVTIGLAAGGYFSWGLVPLYIAGQMLGAFIGAVICFLTYKCHWEPTADAGLKLAVFSTGPAIRCTGENFLCEFIGTFFLVFIILGIGANEFTQGLNPLIVGFFIMAIGLSLGGPTGYAINPARDLGPRIAHAILPIPGKGDSDWGYSWIPVVAPICGGVAGALAYKALIG, encoded by the coding sequence ATGAGTCCTTTCTTAGGCGAAGTAATTGGTACAATGATTCTTACCCTTTTCGGTTGCGGCGTAGTTGCCAACGTCCTTCTTGAAAAATCCAAAGGTCAGAACGGTGGTTGGATTGTCATCACTATGGGTTGGGGTTTTGCAGTAACATTTGCAATCTACGTAGCCGGTAAATACTCCGGTGCACACATCAACCCTGCTGTTACCATCGGTCTTGCTGCCGGCGGTTATTTTTCCTGGGGTCTGGTTCCCCTTTACATTGCCGGCCAGATGCTCGGCGCATTCATAGGTGCAGTAATTTGCTTTCTTACCTACAAATGCCACTGGGAACCCACTGCGGATGCTGGCCTGAAACTGGCTGTATTCTCCACTGGTCCCGCTATTCGCTGCACTGGCGAAAACTTCCTCTGCGAATTTATCGGTACCTTCTTTCTGGTATTCATCATCCTCGGAATCGGTGCCAACGAATTCACTCAGGGTCTTAACCCCCTGATCGTAGGTTTCTTTATCATGGCTATCGGCCTCTCTCTTGGTGGCCCTACCGGCTACGCTATCAACCCTGCTCGTGACCTCGGTCCCCGTATTGCTCACGCCATCCTGCCCATTCCGGGTAAAGGCGACAGCGACTGGGGATACTCCTGGATTCCTGTTGTAGCACCTATTTGCGGTGGTGTTGCAGGCGCTCTGGCTTACAAAGCTCTCATCGGCTAA
- the glpK gene encoding glycerol kinase, protein MEKKYVLSIDQGTTSSRAIIFNKGGEIVKVTQKEFTQIFPNPGWVEHDAMEIWSSVQSVVAEALSDVSAAEIAAIGITNQRETTVVWDKNTGKPVYNAIVWQSRQTMDICNELKGKGLDPMVREKTGLLIDAYFSGTKVKWILDNVEGAREKAEAGDLLFGTIDTWLVWKLTGGAVHVTDYTNASRTLMYNIHELKWDEEILEALTVPASMLPEVKPSSEVYGNTHKDKFQGLEIPISGMAGDQQAALFGQACFEEGMAKNTYGTGCFMLMNTGEKAVPSKNGLLTTIAWGVDGKVEYALEGSIFVAGSAVQWLRDGMRMFRDAKESELYATRVQSSEGVYMVPAFVGLGAPYWNSDVRGAVFGLTRGTTKEHFVRATLESLCYQTKDVLSAMEADSGIELARLRVDGGAVANDLLLQIQSDFLGVPVERPMCIETTALGAAYLAGLAVGFWTDKNDIKKNFGVDREFDPKMEEAESAKLYEGWQKAVEATMVFK, encoded by the coding sequence ATGGAAAAGAAATACGTACTTTCAATTGACCAGGGAACCACTAGCTCTCGCGCTATCATTTTCAACAAAGGTGGCGAGATTGTTAAGGTAACCCAGAAAGAATTTACCCAGATTTTTCCTAATCCGGGTTGGGTTGAGCACGATGCTATGGAAATCTGGTCTTCTGTCCAGTCCGTAGTTGCTGAAGCCCTTTCCGACGTTTCCGCAGCAGAAATCGCAGCAATCGGTATCACCAACCAGCGTGAAACCACAGTTGTCTGGGACAAAAACACCGGCAAGCCCGTATACAACGCAATCGTATGGCAGTCCCGCCAGACCATGGATATTTGTAACGAACTCAAAGGCAAAGGCCTTGACCCTATGGTTCGTGAAAAAACCGGTCTGCTCATTGACGCATACTTCTCCGGCACCAAAGTTAAATGGATTCTCGACAACGTTGAAGGTGCCCGTGAAAAAGCTGAAGCTGGCGATCTCCTTTTCGGTACCATTGACACATGGTTGGTATGGAAGCTCACCGGCGGAGCAGTTCACGTAACTGACTACACCAACGCTTCCCGTACTCTCATGTACAACATCCACGAGCTCAAGTGGGACGAAGAAATCCTCGAAGCACTCACTGTTCCCGCTTCCATGCTTCCCGAAGTTAAGCCTTCTTCCGAAGTATACGGCAACACCCACAAAGATAAGTTCCAGGGCCTTGAAATCCCCATCTCCGGTATGGCCGGTGACCAGCAGGCAGCACTGTTCGGTCAGGCTTGCTTTGAAGAAGGTATGGCTAAGAACACCTACGGTACCGGTTGCTTCATGCTCATGAATACCGGTGAAAAAGCGGTTCCTTCCAAGAACGGCCTGCTGACCACCATCGCATGGGGTGTTGACGGTAAAGTTGAATACGCTCTTGAAGGTTCTATCTTTGTTGCAGGTTCCGCTGTTCAGTGGCTGCGCGACGGTATGAGAATGTTCCGTGACGCTAAAGAATCCGAACTCTACGCAACTCGCGTACAGAGTTCTGAAGGCGTTTACATGGTTCCCGCATTCGTAGGTCTCGGTGCTCCTTACTGGAACTCCGACGTTCGCGGCGCAGTATTCGGTCTGACTCGCGGTACCACTAAAGAACATTTTGTTCGTGCTACCCTTGAGTCTCTCTGCTACCAGACCAAAGACGTTCTCTCCGCTATGGAAGCTGACTCCGGTATCGAGCTGGCTAGACTCCGTGTTGACGGCGGCGCAGTAGCTAACGACCTGCTGCTCCAGATCCAGTCCGACTTCCTCGGTGTTCCTGTTGAGCGTCCCATGTGCATTGAAACCACCGCTCTTGGCGCAGCATACCTCGCCGGTCTGGCAGTTGGTTTCTGGACAGACAAGAACGACATCAAAAAGAACTTCGGCGTTGACCGTGAGTTCGATCCTAAAATGGAAGAAGCAGAATCTGCAAAGCTGTACGAAGGCTGGCAGAAAGCTGTTGAAGCTACCATGGTTTTCAAATAG